One stretch of bacterium DNA includes these proteins:
- a CDS encoding class IV adenylate cyclase, whose product MNTKPNVQTEVELKFPLSDRQAVRARLVELGFTSAGRVYEYNLVLDTPEGELSLAGKLLRLRRDRKVRLTFKERLAGNSALDERYKVRAESEIELSDLETMRHVLHRLGYTRERVYEKYREHFSLGAGVSAELDTLPLLGDVLELEAPPQEIDSLAAQLGLEVTSGLRENYLQLFSARCLALGREPGDMRFALDPVPGGEPES is encoded by the coding sequence ATGAACACGAAGCCGAACGTACAGACCGAGGTGGAACTGAAGTTCCCGCTCAGCGACCGGCAGGCCGTGCGCGCGCGCCTTGTCGAGCTGGGGTTCACCAGCGCCGGACGGGTGTACGAGTACAACCTGGTGCTCGACACGCCGGAGGGAGAGCTTTCCCTGGCCGGCAAGTTGCTGCGCCTGCGGCGCGACCGCAAGGTCCGCCTGACTTTCAAGGAGCGCCTGGCCGGCAACAGCGCCCTGGACGAGCGCTACAAGGTGCGCGCCGAGAGTGAGATCGAGCTGTCGGACCTGGAGACCATGCGCCACGTGCTGCACCGCCTGGGCTATACCCGCGAGCGGGTGTACGAGAAATACCGCGAGCATTTCAGCCTTGGAGCGGGGGTGAGCGCCGAACTCGACACCCTGCCCCTGCTGGGCGATGTCCTGGAGCTGGAGGCCCCGCCCCAGGAGATCGACTCCCTGGCCGCCCAGCTCGGCCTGGAGGTGACAAGCGGGCTGCGCGAGAACTACTTACAGTTGTTCAGCGCCCGCTGCCTGGCCCTGGGACGCGAGCCGGGGGACATGCGTTTCGCGCTCGACCCGGTCCCGGGCGGAGAGCCG